In a single window of the Osmerus eperlanus chromosome 2, fOsmEpe2.1, whole genome shotgun sequence genome:
- the LOC134039971 gene encoding SEC14-like protein 1 has translation MVQQYQSPVRVYKHPFELIMAAYVRRFPHCHLVPVFVDSEVISERHSEDGVTTVTERRCKVEADAPRLFKRMAGLDYLYFLQKNTLNRLERSLHIEVTNETFSSRVMVHEICNYTVHPENEDWTCFEQIASLDIKSFFGFENAAEKLAMKQYASNIKKGKEIIEYFLRELEEEGVTSIPRWAPPAPPPAARLHPPPVSAPPVHAAPPRDAQTDPPAAPPDDKLDADYIRRYLGDLTPLQESCLIRLRLWLQETHKDKIPKDQHVLRFLRARDFSLEKARELLCQSLTWRKQHQVDFLLDSWERPQVLHDYYTGGWHHHDKDGRPLYILRLGHMDTKGLVRALGEESLLRQVLSINEEGLRRCEENTRVFGRPISCWTCLVDLEGLNMRHLWRPGVRALLRIIEVVEANYPETLGRLLILRAPRVFPVLWTLVSPFIDENTRRKFLIYAGNDYQGPGGLVDYIDMEIIPDFLGGDCMCEIPEGGMVPRSLYRTAEELESEELRLWNDTIYKSASIFKGAPHEILIEISEASSVITWDFDVCKGDVGFHLYHSRRAPAPLAVPRREALTLGAHAITSPGANNAQLIERSWVLGRDYSMVQTALTCKEGESVQGSHVTRWPGSYILQWRFHSAPACSASSLPRVDDVLASLQVSSHKCKVMFYTEVLGSHDFRGSMTSLESSHSGFSLLSAATTSSGQSQSSSTISR, from the exons ATGGTGCAGCAATACCAGTCACCCGTGAGAGTCTATAAACACCCGTTTGAGCTGATCATGGCA gcataCGTCAGACGGTTTCCTCACTGCCACCTGGTCCCCGTGTTTGTGGACAGTGAGGTCATCAGCGAACGCCACAGCGAGGACGGCGTTACCACGGTTACGGAGAGACGCTGCAAAGTGGAGGCGGACGCCCCTCGCCTGTTCAAGAGG atggcagGGCTGGACTACCTGTACTTCCTCCAGAAGAACACACTGAACCGTCTAGAGAGAAGCCTTCACATAGAGGTCACCAACGAGACCTTCTCCAGCAGGGTCATGGTCCACGAGATCTGCAACTACACG GTGCACCCAGAGAACGAGGACTGGACCTGCTTTGAGCAGATCGCCAGTCTGGACATCAAGTCCTTCTTCGGCTTTGAGAACGCCGCGGAGAAGTTAGCCATGAAGCAGTACGCCAGCAATAttaaaaag ggtaAAGAGATCATAGAGTACTTCCtaagagagctggaggaggagggggtgacctCCATCCCTCGCTGGGCCCCCCCCGCACCTCCTCCAGCCGCCAGGCTCCATCCGCCCCCCGTCTCGGCCCCACCCGTCCACGCGGCCCCCCCCAGGGACGCCCAGACAGACCCCCCCGCAGCGCCCCCAGATG ACAAGTTGGACGCGGATTACATCCGGCGTTACCTAGGCGACCTGACACCTCTGCAGGAGAGCTGTCTGATCAGACTGCGTCTGTGGCTGCAGGAAACACACAAGGACAAG ATCCCTAAGGACCAGCATGTTCTGCGGTTCCTGCGGGCTAGGGACTTCAGCCTGGAGAAGGCCAGGGAGTTGCTGTGCCAGTCGCTCACCTGGAGGAAGCAGCATCAGGTGGACTTCCTGTTAGACTCCTGGGAGCGCCCGCAGGTCCTGCACGACTACTACACTGGAGGCTGGCACCACCACGACAAGG atggacGTCCTCTATACATCTTAAGACTGGGCCACATGGACACCAAGGGTCTGGTGAGAGCACTGGGGGAGGAGTCTCTTCTGAGACag GTCCTGTCTATCAATGAGGAGGGCCTCAGGAGATGTGAAGAAAACACCAGAGTGTTCGGGCGACCAATCAG CTGCTGGACGTGTCTGGTGGACCTGGAGGGCCTGAACATGCGTCACTTGTGGAGGCCGGGGGTCCGAGCCCTGCTGAGGATCATCGAGGTGGTGGAGGCCAACTACCCAGAGACCCTGGGGAGACTGCTCATCCTGAGGGCCCCCCGGGTGTTCCCTGTGCTCTGgaccctg GTGAGCCCCTTCATCGATGAGAACACCCGCAGGAAGTTCCTGATCTACGCAGGAAATGACTACCAGGGCCCTGGAGGCCTGGTGGACTACATCGACATGGAGATCATACCTGACTTCCTGGGCGGGGACTGCATG tgtgagATCCCAGAGGGGGGCATGGTGCCCAGGTCTCTGTACCGTACagcagaggagctggagagtgAGGAACTGCGGCTGTGGAACGACACAATCTACAAGAGTGCCAGCATCTTCAAGGGAGCCCCACACGAG atcCTGATAGAGATCAGTGAAGCGTCCTCGGTCATCACCTGGGACTTTGACGTGTGTAAAGGCGACGTGGGGTTCCACCTGTACCACTCCAGACGGGCCCCCGCCCCGCTGGCAGTGCCCAGGAGAGAGGCCCTCACCCTGGGGGCCCACGCCATCACCTCCCCCGGAGCCAACAACGCCCAGCTGATCGAGCGCTCCTGGGTGCTGGGGCGGGACTACAGCATGGTGCAAACGGCCCTCACCTgcaaggagggggagagtgtaCAG GGCTCCCATGTGACCCGCTGGCCCGGGTCCTACATCCTGCAGTGGCGTTTCCATAGCGCCCCGGCCTGCTCCGCCTCCAGCCTGCCTCGCGTGGACGACGTCCTGGCCTCCCTCCAGGTCTCCTCCCACAAGTGCAAGGTCATGTTCTACACGGAGGTGCTCGGGTCACATGACTTCAG ggGCTCTATGACCAGTCTGGAGTCCAGCCACAGTGGCTTCTCCCTCCTCAGCGCTGCCACCACCTCCTCTGGCCAATCACAGTCCAGCTCCACAATCTCCAGGTAG